One genomic window of Streptomonospora nanhaiensis includes the following:
- a CDS encoding coiled-coil domain-containing protein: protein MEPDRSDRARDFADFWAPDPPCPRDPAVRAGRPRRPASAVLAACVLAGGLASSPASQAAPLPVESLEELRERSDALSEEYRGELRDMEGVIEAAEAAEERADATREEVDDAREQVRELAAASYANGGIDPAMAMFVEDDPQSILDQAQLVGHLSNTNQDKIDRLQQAIERDEKARDNAEEKLEAAEEDLEELESRRSEVQELIADYPAQEMGGPYNLTPRTEQMRELVIEEFGESPETGGVGCYRPVGGWVVGEHPKGRACDFMLNANGEMPSQDQIDRGYAISKWAQDNAERLGIMYIIYRQQIWDVRRGDEGWRDMSDRGSITENHFDHVHISMF, encoded by the coding sequence GTGGAACCCGACCGATCCGACCGCGCGCGCGACTTCGCCGACTTCTGGGCCCCCGACCCCCCGTGCCCGCGCGACCCCGCCGTGCGCGCCGGCCGCCCCCGCCGGCCCGCCTCCGCCGTCCTGGCGGCGTGCGTGCTGGCCGGAGGGCTGGCGTCCTCTCCCGCGAGCCAGGCCGCGCCGCTGCCCGTGGAGAGCCTGGAGGAGCTGCGCGAGCGCTCCGACGCCCTGAGCGAGGAGTACCGGGGCGAGCTGCGCGACATGGAGGGCGTCATCGAGGCGGCCGAGGCCGCCGAGGAGCGCGCCGACGCCACCCGCGAGGAGGTCGACGACGCCCGGGAGCAGGTGCGCGAGCTCGCCGCGGCCAGCTACGCCAACGGCGGCATCGACCCCGCCATGGCGATGTTCGTCGAGGACGACCCCCAGTCGATCCTCGACCAGGCCCAGTTGGTGGGCCACCTCTCAAACACCAACCAGGACAAGATCGACCGGCTCCAGCAGGCCATCGAGCGCGATGAGAAGGCGCGCGACAACGCCGAGGAGAAGCTGGAGGCCGCCGAGGAGGACCTGGAGGAGCTGGAGAGCCGGCGCTCGGAGGTGCAGGAGCTGATCGCCGACTACCCGGCCCAGGAGATGGGCGGCCCCTACAACCTCACCCCGCGCACCGAGCAGATGCGCGAGCTGGTGATCGAGGAGTTCGGCGAGAGCCCCGAGACCGGCGGCGTGGGCTGCTACCGCCCCGTGGGCGGCTGGGTGGTGGGCGAGCACCCCAAGGGCCGCGCCTGCGACTTCATGCTCAACGCCAACGGCGAGATGCCCTCACAGGACCAGATCGACCGCGGCTACGCCATCTCAAAGTGGGCGCAGGACAACGCCGAGCGGCTGGGGATCATGTACATCATCTACCGCCAGCAGATCTGGGACGTCCGCCGCGGCGACGAGGGCTGGCGCGACATGTCCGACCGCGGCAGCATCACCGAGAACCACTTCGACCACGTGCACATCTCGATGTTCTAG
- the metE gene encoding 5-methyltetrahydropteroyltriglutamate--homocysteine S-methyltransferase, translating into MTTTAVHGYPRIGPDRELKKASEAYWAGRIGAADLDAAAARLRRGVWETLRDAGVTAVCSNTFSYYDHVLDHAVLFDLVPERFRPLVDAAGDRDAELRAYFAMARGTDHLAPMEMTKWFDTNYHYLVPELSPATRPRLAGRKPLAEYTQARGLGIPTRPVLVGPLTLLLLAKPAPGAPAGWRPLELLDELVECYAELLGLLRAAGAASVQLDEPVLATDEGRAETAALERAYTRLGGLAKRPGLVVSTYFGAVGPAVLEALKRTPVEAVGLDLVSGPESVEDLARVSGLGGKTLVAGVVDGRNVWRCDLPRALAALGSLLGLAREVEVSTSCSLLHVPIDLAAEPGLDPALRERLAFARQKVDEVVLLGRALSEGDAEAAARLEAARAPRPAPAVDARVRARLDALGESAERAGEQRRGAPGREPLLPTTTIGSFPQTPEVRRARADHRAGRIDDAEYTRLMRAEIDRVIALQEDIGLDVLVHGEPERNDMVQYFAERLDGFATTTNGWVQSYGSRCVRPPILHGDVARPAPMTVGWTTYAQSRTAKPVKGMLTGPVTMLAWSFVRDDQPLGDTARQVALALRDEIADLERAGIRHIQVDEAALRELLPLREERRADYLAWAVGAFRLATSGVAAGTRIHTHMCYSEFGRIVGAIEALDADVTSVEAARSHMELVGDLAAAGYRRGIGPGVYDIHSPRVPSVEEIEAALRAALRAVPPERLWVNPDCGLKTRSYAEVEPSLRNMVAAARRVRADLAGTASGAAG; encoded by the coding sequence ATGACCACCACCGCCGTCCACGGCTACCCCCGTATCGGGCCCGACCGCGAGCTGAAGAAGGCGAGCGAGGCCTACTGGGCCGGGCGCATCGGCGCCGCCGACCTCGACGCCGCGGCCGCCCGGCTGCGCCGCGGCGTCTGGGAGACCCTGCGCGACGCCGGCGTCACCGCCGTCTGCTCCAACACCTTCTCCTACTACGACCACGTGCTCGACCACGCCGTGCTGTTCGACCTGGTCCCCGAGCGGTTCCGCCCCCTGGTGGACGCCGCCGGCGACCGCGACGCCGAACTGCGCGCCTACTTCGCCATGGCCCGGGGCACCGACCACCTCGCGCCCATGGAGATGACCAAGTGGTTCGACACCAACTACCACTACCTGGTCCCCGAGCTGTCGCCGGCCACCCGGCCGCGCCTGGCCGGCCGCAAGCCGCTGGCCGAGTACACCCAGGCGCGCGGCCTGGGAATCCCCACCCGCCCGGTGCTGGTGGGCCCGCTCACCCTCCTGCTGCTGGCCAAGCCCGCCCCCGGCGCCCCCGCCGGCTGGCGGCCCCTGGAGCTGCTGGACGAGCTGGTGGAGTGCTACGCCGAACTGCTGGGCCTGCTGCGGGCGGCCGGCGCGGCGTCGGTGCAGCTGGACGAGCCGGTGCTGGCCACCGACGAGGGCCGCGCCGAGACCGCCGCGCTGGAGCGCGCCTACACGCGCCTGGGCGGCCTGGCGAAGCGCCCCGGCCTGGTGGTGTCCACCTACTTCGGCGCCGTGGGACCGGCCGTCCTGGAGGCGCTCAAGCGCACCCCGGTCGAGGCGGTGGGCCTGGACCTGGTCAGCGGCCCGGAGTCGGTCGAGGACCTGGCCCGGGTGTCGGGGCTGGGCGGCAAGACGCTCGTGGCCGGGGTGGTCGACGGCCGCAACGTGTGGCGCTGCGACCTGCCGCGCGCCCTGGCCGCGCTGGGCTCCCTGCTCGGGCTGGCGCGCGAGGTCGAGGTGAGCACCTCCTGCTCGCTGCTGCACGTGCCCATCGACCTGGCCGCCGAGCCCGGCCTGGACCCCGCGCTGCGCGAGCGCCTGGCGTTCGCCCGGCAGAAGGTGGACGAGGTCGTGCTGCTGGGCCGGGCGCTGTCGGAGGGCGACGCCGAGGCCGCGGCCCGGCTGGAGGCCGCCCGCGCGCCCCGGCCCGCCCCGGCGGTCGACGCGCGGGTGCGCGCCCGCCTGGACGCCTTGGGGGAGTCGGCCGAGCGCGCCGGCGAGCAGCGGCGCGGCGCGCCCGGACGCGAGCCGCTGCTGCCCACCACCACCATCGGGTCCTTCCCGCAGACCCCCGAGGTGCGGCGGGCGCGGGCCGACCACCGGGCCGGGCGGATCGACGACGCCGAGTACACCCGGCTGATGCGCGCCGAGATCGACCGGGTGATCGCGCTCCAGGAGGACATCGGCCTGGACGTGCTGGTGCACGGCGAACCCGAGCGCAACGACATGGTGCAGTACTTCGCCGAGCGGCTCGACGGGTTCGCCACCACGACCAACGGCTGGGTGCAGTCCTACGGGTCGCGCTGCGTGCGCCCGCCCATCCTGCACGGCGACGTCGCGCGGCCCGCGCCGATGACGGTGGGGTGGACCACCTACGCCCAGTCGCGCACCGCCAAGCCGGTCAAGGGCATGCTGACCGGCCCGGTCACCATGCTGGCGTGGTCGTTTGTGCGCGACGACCAGCCGCTGGGCGACACCGCCCGCCAGGTGGCGCTGGCGCTGCGCGACGAGATCGCCGACCTGGAGCGCGCGGGCATCCGGCACATCCAGGTGGACGAGGCGGCGCTGCGCGAGCTGCTGCCGCTGCGCGAGGAGCGCCGCGCCGACTACCTGGCGTGGGCCGTGGGCGCGTTCCGCCTGGCCACCTCCGGGGTGGCGGCGGGCACCCGCATCCACACCCACATGTGCTATTCGGAGTTCGGCCGCATCGTGGGGGCGATCGAGGCGCTGGACGCCGACGTCACCAGCGTCGAGGCGGCGCGCTCGCACATGGAGCTGGTGGGCGACCTGGCGGCGGCCGGCTACCGGCGGGGGATCGGCCCGGGCGTCTACGACATCCACTCACCGCGCGTGCCCTCGGTGGAGGAGATCGAGGCGGCGCTGCGGGCCGCGCTGCGGGCGGTGCCGCCCGAGCGGCTGTGGGTCAACCCCGACTGCGGCCTGAAGACCCGCTCCTACGCCGAGGTGGAGCCGAGCCTGCGCAACATGGTGGCGGCCGCGCGGCGGGTCCGCGCCGACCTGGCGGGCACGGCGTCCGGGGCGGCCGGCTGA
- a CDS encoding DUF6461 domain-containing protein: MAVACARDYAWLRETQPDLAEAYCLSYVRGLSKAAALGRLGVAERDLRSLPIAEAVEAALCAEGRPPMTVHALSVNGWTVIVEPTGCRVTRPECYRTLSAETELVSVRVLMGHRYEFRWVIDGVLQTFFDARAPQVRRGTRPDALVAQMGAVGLDGRTPATDPGAAVLALADRVTGVRIRSSHLAGPLLGAELDAALPMAQR; encoded by the coding sequence ATGGCCGTTGCGTGCGCGCGCGACTATGCCTGGTTGCGGGAGACCCAGCCGGACCTCGCCGAAGCGTACTGCCTCTCCTATGTGCGGGGGCTGAGCAAGGCCGCCGCGCTGGGGCGGCTGGGGGTCGCCGAGCGCGACCTGCGCTCCCTGCCCATCGCCGAGGCCGTCGAGGCGGCGCTGTGCGCTGAGGGGCGTCCGCCGATGACCGTGCACGCGCTGTCGGTCAACGGCTGGACCGTGATCGTCGAGCCCACCGGCTGCCGCGTGACCCGGCCGGAGTGCTACCGCACCCTGTCGGCCGAGACCGAACTCGTGTCGGTGCGGGTGCTGATGGGCCACCGCTATGAGTTCCGCTGGGTCATCGACGGCGTTCTCCAGACCTTCTTCGACGCCCGCGCGCCGCAGGTGCGCCGGGGCACCCGCCCCGACGCCCTGGTGGCGCAGATGGGCGCCGTGGGCCTGGACGGCCGGACCCCCGCCACCGACCCCGGCGCCGCCGTGCTGGCCCTGGCCGACCGGGTCACCGGCGTGCGCATCCGCTCCTCCCACCTGGCCGGGCCGCTCCTGGGCGCCGAACTCGACGCCGCCCTGCCGATGGCCCAGCGCTAG
- a CDS encoding DUF3558 family protein, whose protein sequence is MSDNGPYTQPPQYPEGEGGTGGQQPPYGGNYGQPGPEQGAPYPGQPYGSGPYPSPQGPQGPQGPYGGDPGAGQGGYGPGYGPQGGPQFQQPADQQMFSGGGQPPYGPGPMDSGGYQQPPKKSNAGLFVVIGGGVVIVALVIAVLVVLLRNPEDPPPVPDPSTAPSQEQTTDAPPEESTEPAAGGPPYALPEDPCSAISDGTLSQYGIEDGSKSLTDSSSSCNWYVDGEGETYGGVTLTYQTPYAGSDSVEGAKEEFQTNLDYVTDESGSFSELEVHNEEDVDLGDEAKLVFSTEVILTTQDSVATMLIRKENMNIEIRYSLSPGLSASEDTPPPLEFSDVEDMMHQLGEEALGPVGG, encoded by the coding sequence ATGAGCGACAACGGACCCTACACACAGCCTCCGCAGTATCCGGAAGGCGAGGGCGGAACCGGCGGGCAGCAGCCGCCCTACGGCGGCAACTACGGCCAGCCCGGTCCCGAACAGGGTGCCCCCTACCCCGGCCAGCCCTACGGGAGCGGCCCCTACCCGTCGCCCCAGGGCCCGCAGGGCCCCCAGGGGCCCTACGGCGGCGACCCCGGAGCCGGCCAGGGGGGCTACGGTCCCGGCTACGGCCCGCAGGGCGGACCGCAGTTCCAGCAGCCGGCCGACCAGCAGATGTTCTCTGGAGGCGGCCAGCCCCCCTACGGCCCCGGCCCCATGGACTCCGGCGGCTACCAGCAGCCCCCCAAGAAGAGCAACGCCGGGCTGTTCGTGGTCATCGGCGGCGGCGTGGTCATCGTCGCCCTGGTGATCGCGGTGCTCGTGGTGCTGCTGCGCAACCCCGAGGACCCGCCGCCGGTGCCCGACCCCTCCACGGCGCCCTCCCAGGAGCAGACCACCGACGCCCCGCCCGAGGAGTCCACCGAGCCGGCCGCGGGCGGTCCGCCCTACGCTCTGCCCGAGGACCCCTGCAGCGCGATCTCCGACGGCACGCTGTCGCAGTACGGCATCGAGGACGGCAGCAAGAGCCTCACCGACTCCTCCTCGTCCTGCAACTGGTACGTCGACGGCGAGGGCGAGACCTACGGCGGCGTCACGCTGACCTACCAGACCCCTTACGCGGGTTCGGACTCCGTCGAGGGCGCCAAGGAGGAGTTCCAGACCAACCTGGACTACGTCACCGACGAGAGCGGCAGCTTCAGCGAGCTGGAAGTCCACAACGAGGAGGACGTGGACCTCGGCGACGAGGCCAAGCTGGTCTTCTCCACGGAGGTCATCCTCACCACGCAGGACTCGGTGGCGACGATGCTCATCCGCAAGGAGAACATGAACATCGAGATCCGCTACTCGCTGTCCCCGGGCCTCAGCGCCTCGGAGGACACGCCGCCTCCGCTGGAGTTCTCCGACGTCGAGGACATGATGCACCAGCTCGGCGAGGAGGCCCTGGGCCCGGTCGGCGGCTGA
- a CDS encoding polysaccharide deacetylase family protein: MRPQPLTSDRRRRAARPGPALRAAAGAAVLSLLALTACSGDEARPTSGDEAPEPTPATGEADELTVVDTKHVPGLSEERTASKDGGVEIDVAYPTVRNAGPFAERLAEITEQDAADFAGAADDPKSYTVDWQLSVAGPGVMAVRLTQREKDGEGERTGYSTYWYDTESGHTAYSTELLGGQRQLDRLDAQVKKRLKDEDGVDVSTLHPIARLYDSIGFNPDGDLVVEFDEGQIAPVKDGRVHAVVPREDAEPLLSEFGERARSAAVVVTPEFRIGRAANAPKDGPPEGGVPGVMAAADSEVDCSDPESKCIALTFDDGPGARTPELLDALAEYDARATFFVTGGPVREHPDVVRREYAEGHEVANHTVHHPDLTSVGKDEIDEELSTVNELVRRETGYTMDLMRPPYGATDGQVDEVTERLGQAQILWSIDTNDWRDHNPGLVADRAVEDARPGSIVLMHDIHDTTIDAVPDILKRLDEKGYTMVTVSQLLGETEPGRSYIDGHPEPEESPSPSD, from the coding sequence GTGCGCCCGCAACCGTTGACCTCTGACCGGCGCCGGCGCGCCGCCCGCCCAGGACCGGCCCTGCGCGCGGCCGCGGGCGCCGCCGTGCTGTCGCTGCTCGCCCTGACCGCCTGCTCGGGCGATGAGGCGCGGCCGACCTCGGGGGACGAGGCGCCCGAGCCGACGCCGGCCACGGGCGAGGCCGACGAACTGACGGTGGTCGACACCAAGCACGTGCCCGGGCTGTCGGAGGAGCGCACGGCGAGCAAGGACGGCGGGGTGGAGATCGACGTCGCCTACCCCACGGTCCGCAACGCCGGGCCGTTCGCCGAGCGGCTGGCCGAGATCACCGAGCAGGACGCCGCCGACTTCGCCGGCGCGGCCGACGACCCGAAGTCCTACACCGTCGACTGGCAGCTGAGCGTGGCCGGGCCGGGCGTCATGGCGGTCCGGCTGACCCAGCGCGAGAAGGACGGCGAGGGCGAGCGCACCGGCTACTCCACCTACTGGTACGACACCGAGTCCGGCCACACGGCCTACTCCACCGAGCTGCTGGGCGGCCAGCGCCAGCTCGACCGGCTCGACGCGCAGGTCAAGAAGCGGCTGAAGGACGAGGACGGGGTGGACGTCTCCACGCTGCACCCCATCGCCCGGCTCTACGACTCTATCGGGTTCAACCCCGACGGCGACCTCGTGGTGGAGTTCGACGAGGGCCAGATCGCGCCGGTCAAGGACGGGCGGGTGCACGCGGTGGTGCCCCGCGAGGACGCCGAGCCGCTGCTGTCGGAGTTCGGCGAGCGGGCGCGGTCGGCCGCCGTGGTGGTCACGCCGGAGTTCCGGATCGGCCGCGCGGCCAACGCGCCCAAGGACGGCCCGCCCGAGGGCGGGGTGCCCGGCGTGATGGCCGCCGCCGACTCCGAGGTCGACTGCTCCGACCCCGAGTCCAAGTGCATCGCGCTGACGTTCGACGACGGCCCGGGCGCGCGCACGCCCGAACTGCTGGACGCGCTGGCCGAGTACGACGCGCGGGCGACGTTCTTCGTCACCGGCGGCCCGGTGCGCGAGCACCCCGACGTCGTGCGGCGGGAGTACGCCGAGGGCCACGAGGTCGCCAACCACACGGTCCACCACCCCGACCTCACCTCGGTGGGCAAGGACGAGATCGACGAGGAGCTGTCCACGGTCAACGAGCTGGTGCGCCGGGAGACCGGCTACACCATGGACCTGATGCGCCCGCCCTACGGCGCCACCGACGGCCAGGTCGACGAGGTCACCGAGCGGCTGGGCCAGGCGCAGATCCTGTGGAGCATCGACACCAACGACTGGCGCGACCACAACCCCGGCCTGGTGGCGGACCGGGCGGTGGAGGACGCGCGCCCGGGGTCCATCGTGCTGATGCACGACATCCACGACACCACCATCGACGCCGTGCCCGACATCCTCAAGCGGCTCGACGAGAAGGGTTACACCATGGTCACGGTGTCGCAACTGCTCGGCGAGACCGAACCGGGCCGCTCCTACATCGACGGCCACCCCGAACCGGAGGAGTCGCCGTCGCCCAGCGACTGA
- a CDS encoding methionine ABC transporter ATP-binding protein — protein sequence MGLHKVYRLKGREVRALDGVDLRVEQGEVYGVVGQSGAGKSTLLRCVNLLERPTSGTVTVDGTELTALRGPRLRAARRGIGMVHQHFALLSSRTVAGNVAFPLEVAGMARAERRRRVGELLELVGLSDKARAYPAQLSGGQKQRVGIARALASNPTVLLSDEATSALDPATTESILDLLRGLNRELGLTILLITHEMDVIKRVCDSAAILTGGAVEESGRVIDLIGRPGSLLARSLFPLPATDHPDAVHITYTRSYDEPLMSELTRRYDVDVNVLGGAIEEVSGHAVGRLAVQVSGDRRADALAWLNGKGLLVEAAR from the coding sequence GTGGGCCTGCACAAGGTCTACCGATTGAAGGGACGCGAGGTGCGCGCGCTCGACGGCGTGGACCTGCGCGTCGAGCAGGGCGAGGTCTACGGCGTCGTCGGCCAGAGCGGCGCCGGCAAGAGCACCCTGCTGCGCTGCGTCAACCTCCTGGAGCGCCCCACGTCGGGCACCGTCACGGTGGACGGCACCGAGCTGACCGCGCTGCGCGGCCCCCGGCTGCGCGCCGCGCGCCGCGGCATCGGCATGGTGCACCAGCACTTCGCGCTGCTGTCCTCGCGCACGGTCGCCGGCAACGTCGCCTTCCCGCTGGAGGTCGCCGGCATGGCCCGCGCCGAGCGGCGCCGCCGGGTGGGCGAGCTGCTGGAGCTGGTGGGGCTCTCGGACAAGGCCCGCGCCTACCCCGCCCAGCTCTCCGGCGGGCAGAAGCAGCGCGTGGGGATCGCCCGCGCGCTGGCGTCCAACCCCACCGTGCTGCTCAGCGACGAGGCGACCTCGGCGCTGGACCCCGCCACCACGGAGTCGATCCTCGACCTGCTGCGGGGGCTCAACCGCGAGCTGGGCCTGACCATCCTGCTGATCACCCACGAGATGGACGTGATCAAGCGGGTGTGCGACTCCGCGGCGATCCTCACCGGCGGGGCCGTGGAGGAGTCGGGCCGGGTCATCGACCTCATCGGGCGCCCGGGCTCGCTGCTGGCGCGCTCGCTGTTCCCCCTGCCCGCCACCGACCACCCCGACGCCGTGCACATCACCTACACCCGCTCCTACGACGAGCCGCTGATGTCGGAGCTGACCCGGCGCTACGACGTGGACGTCAACGTCCTGGGCGGGGCGATCGAGGAGGTGTCGGGCCACGCGGTGGGCCGGCTGGCCGTGCAGGTCAGCGGCGACCGCCGGGCCGACGCCCTGGCCTGGCTGAACGGAAAGGGACTGCTCGTGGAGGCCGCGCGATGA